One segment of Salvelinus fontinalis isolate EN_2023a chromosome 42, ASM2944872v1, whole genome shotgun sequence DNA contains the following:
- the LOC129841606 gene encoding CD209 antigen-like, producing the protein MSEGVYETSDGFEDDEPDAMKNTDIDGQLYSNVRAFKPSPRDGVVASDPDSSGNRPFLVAAVCLGLLCVLLAGIIGLSVYYNRAIKDSEDKRNNLSRSCSLYKTNATAERDQLQTRYNNVTKERDQLQTRYNNLTKEKGHIQAKLFVIEQHCQEGWRYFDSSLYFLSTEEKTWEKSRQDCQGRGADLVIINSREEQTFVFNLHLRAWIGLTDSVTEGTWKWVDGTPLTTG; encoded by the exons ATGTCAGAGGGAGTCTATGAAACCTCAGATGGATTTGAAGACGATGAGCCTGATGCAATGAAGAACACAGACATTGATGGCCAATTATATTCCAATGTAAGAGCCTTCAAGCCCAGTCCAAGAGATGGAGTTGTTGCTTCAG ATCCTGATAGCTCAGGGAACAGACCCTTCCTAGTTGCTGCAGTGTGTCTGGGGCTGCTGTGtgtcctactggctgggatcataggcctgtctgtctact ATAACAGAGCCATCAAAGATTCTGAGGATAAAAGGAACAACTTGTCACGGAGTTGTTCCCTTTATAAGACTAACGCAActgcagagagagaccagctacagaccagatacaacaacgtgactaaagagagagaccagttacagaccagatacaacaacctgactaaagagaaagGCCATATTCAGGCAAAGCTTTTTGTGATTG AGCAGCATTGTCAGGAGGGATGGAGATACTTTGACTCCAGTTTGTACTTCCTCTCTACTGAGGAGAAAACCTGGGAGAAGAGCAGACAGGACTGTCAGGGGAGAGGAGCAGACCTGGTGATCATaaacagcagagaggaacag ACATTTGTCTTCAACCTCCACCTGAGAGCCTGGATTGGTCTGACTGACTCAGTTACTGAGGGGACCTGGAAGTGGGTGGACGGCACCCCACTGACCACAGGGTGA